The region CTGCGGCAGGACATCCTCACCCCCATTGCCGAGCAGCTGAAGCTGGGTGAGCTGACTCCCCGGATGGATGAGTGGAACTCCCTGGTGCAGCATATCCTCAACCCTTCCGACGAGGTGCGGATTGCCTTTGTAGGGAAATATCTCGATCTCAAAGAGTCTTACAAGTCCCTCACCGAAGCCTTGATCCATGCCGGGGCCCATCTCGACAGCCGGGTAAAAATCGACTGGGTCGACAGTGAAAAGATCGAAGAGGAAGGGGCCGAGAAATACCTGGAGAATGCCGACGGAATCCTCGTCGCCGGAGGGTTTGGCCAGCGGGGTGTCGAAGGGAAGATCGAAGCGATCCGCTACGCCAGAGAGCAGAAGATCCCCTTCCTGGGGATCTGCCTGGGGATGCAGTTGAGTATGATCGAATATGCCCGCAATGTGCTGGGCCTGGAAGATGCCAACTCCCTGGAGTTCGACGAGAGCACCAAACATCCCATCGTCTACCTCATCGATGAATTCATCGATGCCAGCGGTACCCGCCAGGTACGCACGACCACCTCGCCTCTCGGGGGGACGATGCGCCTGGGAGAGTACCGCTGTGACGTCAAGTCCGGCTCCAAGCTGGAGGAGGCCTATGGCAACAGTACCATCTATGAACGCCACCGCCATCGCTACGAAGCCAACCCCCTCTATCGGGAGCAGCTGGAAAAGGCCGGGATGGAAGTCACCGGTGAATCCCAGGGATTGATCGAAGCGGTCGAAGTGCGGGAGCACCCCTGGTTCCTCGGTGTCCAGTTCCACCCCGAGTTCACCTCCAGACTTCAGCATCCCAACCCCGCCATCCTCGCCTTTGTTGAGGCAGCTTCCAAGCAGCGGAGCTGATGGATTTCCCCTACCCCCGCCTCCATTCCCTTGCCCAGATCGAAGCGCTGCTGAGAGAGCGTTTCGACGATACGTTCCTTTCGCTAAAAGATCTTCCGGACCCCTATGCTTTCAAAGATATGGAGCGGGCGGTAGAGCGGATCGCCGAGGCGATCGAAAAGGGTGAAAAGATCGTCCTCGTAGGCGATTACGATGTGGACGGGGTGAGCTCTACGGCGATTATGCGGCGTTTCTTCGAGGCGTTGGGAGTTCCCCTGGAGTGGGTCATCCCCAACCGTTTTCGGGACGGCTACGGGCTCTCGCCCACCCTCTTTCCCCGCCTGGAGCATGCCGATCTGATTCTCACCGTCGATAACGGGATCGCCGCGAATGAAGCGGCGAAGCTCTGCAAAGAGGCGGGGATCGATCTGATCATTACCGACCACCACATCGTTCCCGACACCCCGCCGCAAGCCTACGCCATTGTCGATCAGAAGCAGTCCGATTGCGGCTTCCCTCATCGGGAAGTCTGCGGGGCGCAGATCGCCTGGTACCTCTGTGCGGCCCTCAACCGCCGGCTGGGGGCGGGCATCGATATGAAAGCGCTTTTGGAGTTGACGGCCCTGGCGATCATCGCCGACATTATGCCTCTGCAGCATATCAACCGGGCGATGGTCCATCAGGGGTTGCGCCTCCTGGAGCGGAGCCACAGCCCCTTTATCGTCGCCTGGAGGGAACGCAACGGCAAGGAGCGTTTGAGGGCTGAGGATATCGCTTTCGGTCTGGCACCGCTGATCAACAGCGCGGGCCGGATGGAGGATGCCTCCATTGCCTGTGATTTTCTCTGCGCCCCGACATCGCAGGAGGCTCATAAACTTTTGGAGCGCCTTCAGGGCTTCAACGAACGGCGCAAAGGGATGGAAGAGAATATCTTTCAGGAGGCGCAGGCTCAGATCGATCCGGAGGCTCCCCTGGCCATCGCTATAGGCGAAGAGTGGCACGAGGGGGTGTTGGGGATCGTCGCCGCGCGGATTGCCCGTCGCTTTGAAGTTCCGGCGCTGGTGCTCACCCGTTCCGGCGCCTCCTACAAAGGGAGCGGACGGAGTTTCGGCTCCTGCCATCTCTATGAACTTCTGGCGACCCAGCGATCTTTGATGGAGAAGTTCGGAGGGCACGCGGCCGCGGTCGGGCTTTCGGTGAGTGAAGAGAAGCTCGGGCATTGGAAGCAGCGTTTGCAGGAAGAGGCGCTGAGCCGATGTCCCAGGGAATCCTTCGCCGATCCGGAGATCCTGGGGGAGATCGGATTCGATCTGCTCGGCTGGGAACTCTACCGGCTCCTGGAGCGTTTCGAACCCTATGGAGAGGGGAACCCCCGGCCCAAATTCATTACGCGTGGGGTTTCGGTCGAATCGCTGAGGGTCCTGGGCAGTGAAGGGCAGCACTTCAAAGTCCTCTTGAGTGACGGAACCTTTCGTCAGGAGGCGATCCAGTTCCGGTGCTCCGCTCTCCCCGAGACCGGCGATCGGATCGATCTGGTCTATACCCTCAACGAAAACCGTTTCAACGGGCGCAGTACTCTGCAGCTATTGATCGACAAATTTCGCAACGTTACCTGAGGATTAGCTCCCGCTTCACTCATTGGGAGCCGGAAAGAAGTATTAAAATATTTAATAATCTTTTAATATCTTATATGATAATATTCAATTCCATAAATTAAAAAGGAGTCGTAATGACAAAAAAATTGATCTCATTCCTGATGGCCCTCGGTTTTGCCGGCTTGATGGTGACAGCAGCCAATGCAGCGGAAGAGCCTGCCAAAAAAGCCAAGCAGACCCCCCAGAAGCTCTACCTGACCCCCAAAGAGGCCTATGACATGATCCAGAAGGATCCCAAGCATGTCCTCTTTGTTGATGTCCGCACGCCTGCGGAGCTGGTCTTCGTCGGTTATGCCAAGGGGATCGACAAAAACATTCCCTTCAAATATATCGACTACTCCAAGTTCGTGACGACCAAGAAGGGCAAGAAGAAGTTCGCCAGCTGGAAAAACCCCAACCTGGTCGCCGAGTTTGATGAGCAGCTCAAGGCCAAAGGACTGACACGCAATGATCCCGTTATCGTCATCTGCCGCTCCGGTGACCGCAGCGGTATGACGGCAAGCAAGCTCTACAAAGCCGGCTTCAAAAAAGCCTATACGGTCGTCACCGGTGTCGAGGGTGATATGAGCAAGACCAAGCCCCATCGCCGCAATGTCAACGGATGGAAGAATGCTGGTCTGCCCTGGACCTACAAATTCAACGCCGATCTCTTCTATCCCAAGCCCACTCCCCCTGCCGGGAAGTAAGGCCCATTCCAAGCGGCCCTATCGGGCCATCTTGGAAGATTTTGGATTATGGATTTTTGATTTTGGATTGAAAAAATCCGATAAATAACACAATTTTCTAACTCTCTCCTGTTCCTTCAACACTTTTATCATTTCTTATCATATCTTTCTTGAGTTCTTACAAAGATCAATGTTGAAGTTATTGGTTATTGGGCATGTTGAGCGTTGAGTACTGAGAGCTGAGCGTTGAGAGAGTATACTATGTGCAGAGTGCTACGAATCTTTCCAATTCAAAATCCAAAATCCATCATCCAAAATCCTCTTTCCTCTCTTCCCGCTTAGAGGGGAAGGACGCGGATGTTGGGGTCGAGCTTCTGCTTGAGGATCCCTTCAATGGCGAAGAGGGTGCCGGTGCTCGCACTTGCGCAGCCGCTGCAGGCTCCCAGATAGCGGATGTAGAGATCGGTGTGTTCTCCGTTCTCCTTCACATCCAGGATCTCCATATCGCCTCCGTCCATCACCAGCATCGCCCGGATATGCTCATCGATCACGGCATTGATGGCGGCTTTCTTCTCTTCGATGCTCATCTCTTTGAAGGGTTTGTCGGGCAGGGCGTTGCCGGAGGCCTTTTTCTCCTCTTCCATCTTTTGGCGGAGTTCTTTGAGCAGATCGACAAGGTAGAGGCTTCGGTCGCTCATCCCCCTACCCGGGGCGATGCAGCTTTTGCAGAAGGCCCCGGCACGGGTGTAGTCGGTGATCGCATCGACACTCTCGAGATCGAAATCCCGGATTGCCTTTTCGATCTGAGCCTGGGTGACGCCGGCACATTCACAGACGATGGGAGAATCTTCAGGCGTTTCGCCTTTGGCGGCGGCTACCGCCGAAGCGAGTGAGTCGAGGACAAAGAGGATCTCGTACTGCTTCTCGGGAGGCAGGGCCGGATTGGAGGGATGGTCTCTTAGGAAATACTCCAGAGACTTGTAATTGATCTTCGCTACCTCGTCGAGGCTTTTGTTCCGGCAGAGCAGAGCCGCCATATCGGCGGAGGCTCTCAATTCGGGGGAGCCGAAGATTTCATAGCGGGCGGCGATGATCCGCTCTTCGCCGTCGAGTACCCAATACCAGCGCAGCTGCATTCCGGTTTCGACACGGCCGAAGGTATGGGTAAAGAGCCGTCCTTGGAGTTTGGCGGCATCCTCTTCGCTGAGCCGGCCGTTGTTTTTTGGTTTTTCGGCGAGCATCTCGATCTTGAAGGGGTAGGATTCCCAGTGGCTCTTGGCCAAGACTTCCTGCTTGCTCATTTCTGCTCCTCAGTAGGGTTTAGGGTGGAAAATCCGCGCAGATACTCCAGCGACTTTTTGACGGTCTCGATGGTGTGCTCGATCTCCTCTTCAGTAGTGTTGCGGTTGAGGGCGAAGCCCACGGTGGAGTGGCGCAGCGCCGGATCGAGGCCCAGAGCGTCGGTCAGGGCCCGCTCTTTCCAGTCGCCGAAGGGGTGGACCGTCGCCGAGTAGGCGGCGACCTTCTCCCGGTTGAGCTCGTAGAGCATCGCTTCGCTCTCGACCCCTTTGAAAGCCGCCAGCACCGTATTCGGGGTGCGCAGGGCCCAGGGGACGAGGATCTCCACGCCGGGCAGGGCGCGCAGGGCCTCTTCGAGCTTGTCTCGCAGGTCCCGCATATCCTCCACCTCAAAGCCCAGGGCATCGGAAGCGATCTCCATCGCCTTGCCCATGCCGATAATGCCGGGGATGTTCCAGGGGCCGCTGCGGTAGCGCTCGGCTTTCATCCGCCCTCCGGGGATGATGGGCTGGAGCTCGACTCCCTCTTTGAGGAAGAGGCCGCCCACCCCGGCGGGGGCGTGGAGGGTCTCGGAGGAGAAGCTCAAAAAGTCGGGTTCGATCCGCTCCCAATCGACGGGGATGCGCCCCAGGGCCTGGGTGGCGTCGGTATGGAAAGGAACATCGTATTTCCGGCAGATCTCGGCGATCTCCTCCACGGGGTTGATGGCGCCGCTTTCGGCATCGACCATGCTTACGCTCACCAGGGCGGTGCGGGGGGTGATGTAATCAGTCAGCGTTTCAGGATCGATAACGCCGTCGCTGTTGACCGGCAGATAGTTGACCCGGCATCCCTGCTCTTCGAAAAAGCGGGCCAGTTCTAAGGTAGGCAGGGGTTCGCGTTCGGAGAGGATAATGTTGTTCTTGCGCCCGGTGAGGATGAAGCGCAAAAAGGTGCTCATAAAGACGGTGCTGTTGGCTTCTGCGGCGCCGGAAGTAAAGACCAGGGTCGCTTTGTCGGGGGCGTGGACTCCGGCGTAGCACTTCTCTACCGCTTCGTTGTAGGCTTTGCGGGTAGATGCGCCGAAATCGTGCAGCGCCGCCAGATCGCCGTAGGGCTGATCCAAAAATGGTTCCATCACCGCCTTGACCAGGGGGTCGACGGGGGTGAGGCGGTTGTTGTCGAGATAGACGTTCATAGGCTCGGGCCTCCTTAATGCTGAGTCATATTGTCAGGTTTCGACAATTATAGCAGAAAGAGAGACTTTCTTCTGAGATGGAAGATTGAAAATGGAAGATGGAGAATGAGTAACCGAGTAACCGATGTTATGTCATTGGTCATTAGTCATTTGTCATTGGGAGAAATTAAAGGGTATTGATCGGCAAGAGTGCTGGAGCAGCGACTTTAGTCGCTGAAATTAGCCTATGATCTTTAGAGCTATGCGACTAAAGTCGCTGCTCCTGTACCAATGATATTACTTTTGCATAACATCAGTGAGTAACCGAATAAGTGAGAAGTCGGCAACTGTCAAAAAATCGTAACACTTAGCACGTAGCACTTAACACGATCTCAGCTGGCCCAATGACCAATGGCTAATGACTAGTGACCAATTTTTCAACGCTCAGCGCTCAGCGCTCAACGCTCCCCTCAGAAATTCGAAGGGACGTTGGCGTTGATGAGGTCGTAGAATTCGTTGCGGGTACGGATGTCTTTTTTGAAGAGGCCTCTGAGGGCGGAGGTGACGGTGGTGGAGTTGATCTTTTCGACGCCGCGCATCTCCATACACATATGGCGGGCGTGGATGACCACGGCGACCCCTTTGGGGTGGATGGTGTCGCTGATGGCGTCGGCGATCTGCTCAGTCAGCTGCTCCTGGATCTGCAAGCGCCGGGCGAAGAGGTTGACCACTCTGGGGATCTTGGAGAGGCCGACGACTTTGCCGTCGGGGATGTAGGCGACGTGGGCCCGGCCGATGATGGGGAGCATATGGTGCTCACACAGGGAGTAGAATTCGATATCCCGTACCAGGACCATCTCGTCGTTGCTGCTGGTGAAGAGGGCCTTTTTCAAAATCTCTTCGGGGTCTTTGTGGTATCCCTCGGTGAGGAATTCCAGAGCCTTTGCCACCCGGTGGGGGGTTTTGAGCAGCCCCTCACGATCGGGATCTTCACCCAGGTTCTCCAGAATGGTCCGAACGGCCGCTTCGATCTTCTTGCTCTTGTCACTCATCTTTTCTGCCTCGGGAGTGTGGAATTTGGAGCGATTGTAGCACAGATGAGGCTTTTAGCTACTTTTTGGTAAAATCGTTGCCATTTATTATTACCGACAAAGGACCAATTCCGTGGAAATCAAAACCGAAAAGATCAATAACGCCAACGTGCTCATCAAGGGGGAGATCCCTACCAGCGAAGTGGAAGCCAAAGTGGACAAACTGGCCAAGGAGGCCGGCAAGCAGATGAAAGTGGACGGCTTCCGCAAGGGGAAGGTCCCCGCGCACATCGTCAAAAAGATGTACGGCGAGAAGCTGCAGGAGGATGCCGAGGGTGAAGCGATCCGTGATATGCTCAACCAGGCTTATGCCGAGGCGGGGATCGAGCCTGCCGAGATTATCGGGCAGCCCATCTTCAAAAAATACGAGAAGGGTGACGAGAAGATCGAGGCGGAGATTCAGATCTGCCTCCGTCCCCAGGTGGATGTGGAAGGGTATGAGAAGCTCGTTCCCTCCTATGAAGTCCCCGAAGTGAGCGAAGAGGAGATCGAAGAGCGCCTCAAGACTCTGGCCGAGCAGGTGGCTCCGCTGGTCAGCCTGGAAGAGGACCGCCCCCTGCAGGAGGGTGACACCGCCGTCTTCGACTTCACCGGCTATCTTGACGGAGAGCCTTTCGAGGGGGGAAGCGCCCAGGATTTCGAACTGCAGATCGGTTCGGGACAGTTCATCCCCGGCTTCGAAGAGCAGATGATCGGGATGAAAAAGGGCGAGACCAAGCGCATCAAGGTTACTTTCCCCGAGGATTACCAGGCGCCCAACCTGGCGGGCAAAGAGACCGAGTTCGAAATCACCCTCAAAGACATCAAGGTGAAAGCCGAGCCCAAGATCGACGACGAGCTGGCCAAAGCGATCACCAAAAAAGAGGATGCGACTCTCGAGAGCCTCAAAGAGCAGCTGGCTGAGCAGATCCGCACCGAGAAGCTCAACAAGCTCTACAACGAAGAGCTCAAGCCCAAGCTGCTTGATGCGCTGGTAGAGGCGTTCGAATTCGATCTGCCCGAGAACATCGTAGAGCAGGAGATCGACAACCTGGCCAACCAGAAGGCCCAGAGCCTCTCCAAAGAGGAGCTCGAAGCGATCCAGGGCAATGCCGAAAAGATCGAAGAGCTGCGCGAGTCGGTCCGTGACGACGCGACCCGCAGTGTCAAAGCGACCTTCATCGTCGATGCCCTGGCCAAGAAAGAGAATGTGGATGTGAGCGATCAGGAAGTCAGCCAGGTGCTCTACTACGAAGCGCTGATGGCGGGCCAGGATCCCGAAGCCCTTCTGAAGTATTATCAGAAGAACAACCTCATCCCCGCCATCAAGATGGGGATGATCGAAGACAAGCTCTTCGGCAAGCTGCTCGACCTTGACAACGCCGGAAAGAAATAGTATTCTCACTCCAATCGCCGTTGCTGTCTTCGCGGGCGACGGCCTCTTTCTCAAATCGTTC is a window of Nitratifractor salsuginis DSM 16511 DNA encoding:
- a CDS encoding CTP synthase, with translation MPQQETKYIFITGGVLSSLGKGITAASIGTLLKASGLRVGVLKLDPYINVDPGTMSPLEHGEVFVTKDGAETDLDLGHYERFLDTSLTRANNFTTGQIYKSVIEKERKGEYLGKTIQVVPHIVDEIKDGIRRAGEGKDILIVELGGTTGDIEGLPFLETFRQMKHELGRSNVMNIHVTLLPYIKAAGELKTKPTQHSVQELRRIGIAPHMLILRAEQPVPTDLKKKIAYSCDVDLDSVIEAIDAPTIYQVPINFLRQDILTPIAEQLKLGELTPRMDEWNSLVQHILNPSDEVRIAFVGKYLDLKESYKSLTEALIHAGAHLDSRVKIDWVDSEKIEEEGAEKYLENADGILVAGGFGQRGVEGKIEAIRYAREQKIPFLGICLGMQLSMIEYARNVLGLEDANSLEFDESTKHPIVYLIDEFIDASGTRQVRTTTSPLGGTMRLGEYRCDVKSGSKLEEAYGNSTIYERHRHRYEANPLYREQLEKAGMEVTGESQGLIEAVEVREHPWFLGVQFHPEFTSRLQHPNPAILAFVEAASKQRS
- the recJ gene encoding single-stranded-DNA-specific exonuclease RecJ; translation: MDFPYPRLHSLAQIEALLRERFDDTFLSLKDLPDPYAFKDMERAVERIAEAIEKGEKIVLVGDYDVDGVSSTAIMRRFFEALGVPLEWVIPNRFRDGYGLSPTLFPRLEHADLILTVDNGIAANEAAKLCKEAGIDLIITDHHIVPDTPPQAYAIVDQKQSDCGFPHREVCGAQIAWYLCAALNRRLGAGIDMKALLELTALAIIADIMPLQHINRAMVHQGLRLLERSHSPFIVAWRERNGKERLRAEDIAFGLAPLINSAGRMEDASIACDFLCAPTSQEAHKLLERLQGFNERRKGMEENIFQEAQAQIDPEAPLAIAIGEEWHEGVLGIVAARIARRFEVPALVLTRSGASYKGSGRSFGSCHLYELLATQRSLMEKFGGHAAAVGLSVSEEKLGHWKQRLQEEALSRCPRESFADPEILGEIGFDLLGWELYRLLERFEPYGEGNPRPKFITRGVSVESLRVLGSEGQHFKVLLSDGTFRQEAIQFRCSALPETGDRIDLVYTLNENRFNGRSTLQLLIDKFRNVT
- a CDS encoding rhodanese-like domain-containing protein — encoded protein: MTKKLISFLMALGFAGLMVTAANAAEEPAKKAKQTPQKLYLTPKEAYDMIQKDPKHVLFVDVRTPAELVFVGYAKGIDKNIPFKYIDYSKFVTTKKGKKKFASWKNPNLVAEFDEQLKAKGLTRNDPVIVICRSGDRSGMTASKLYKAGFKKAYTVVTGVEGDMSKTKPHRRNVNGWKNAGLPWTYKFNADLFYPKPTPPAGK
- a CDS encoding NifU family protein, with the protein product MSKQEVLAKSHWESYPFKIEMLAEKPKNNGRLSEEDAAKLQGRLFTHTFGRVETGMQLRWYWVLDGEERIIAARYEIFGSPELRASADMAALLCRNKSLDEVAKINYKSLEYFLRDHPSNPALPPEKQYEILFVLDSLASAVAAAKGETPEDSPIVCECAGVTQAQIEKAIRDFDLESVDAITDYTRAGAFCKSCIAPGRGMSDRSLYLVDLLKELRQKMEEEKKASGNALPDKPFKEMSIEEKKAAINAVIDEHIRAMLVMDGGDMEILDVKENGEHTDLYIRYLGACSGCASASTGTLFAIEGILKQKLDPNIRVLPL
- a CDS encoding cysteine desulfurase family protein, translated to MNVYLDNNRLTPVDPLVKAVMEPFLDQPYGDLAALHDFGASTRKAYNEAVEKCYAGVHAPDKATLVFTSGAAEANSTVFMSTFLRFILTGRKNNIILSEREPLPTLELARFFEEQGCRVNYLPVNSDGVIDPETLTDYITPRTALVSVSMVDAESGAINPVEEIAEICRKYDVPFHTDATQALGRIPVDWERIEPDFLSFSSETLHAPAGVGGLFLKEGVELQPIIPGGRMKAERYRSGPWNIPGIIGMGKAMEIASDALGFEVEDMRDLRDKLEEALRALPGVEILVPWALRTPNTVLAAFKGVESEAMLYELNREKVAAYSATVHPFGDWKERALTDALGLDPALRHSTVGFALNRNTTEEEIEHTIETVKKSLEYLRGFSTLNPTEEQK
- the folE gene encoding GTP cyclohydrolase I FolE, with product MSDKSKKIEAAVRTILENLGEDPDREGLLKTPHRVAKALEFLTEGYHKDPEEILKKALFTSSNDEMVLVRDIEFYSLCEHHMLPIIGRAHVAYIPDGKVVGLSKIPRVVNLFARRLQIQEQLTEQIADAISDTIHPKGVAVVIHARHMCMEMRGVEKINSTTVTSALRGLFKKDIRTRNEFYDLINANVPSNF
- the tig gene encoding trigger factor yields the protein MEIKTEKINNANVLIKGEIPTSEVEAKVDKLAKEAGKQMKVDGFRKGKVPAHIVKKMYGEKLQEDAEGEAIRDMLNQAYAEAGIEPAEIIGQPIFKKYEKGDEKIEAEIQICLRPQVDVEGYEKLVPSYEVPEVSEEEIEERLKTLAEQVAPLVSLEEDRPLQEGDTAVFDFTGYLDGEPFEGGSAQDFELQIGSGQFIPGFEEQMIGMKKGETKRIKVTFPEDYQAPNLAGKETEFEITLKDIKVKAEPKIDDELAKAITKKEDATLESLKEQLAEQIRTEKLNKLYNEELKPKLLDALVEAFEFDLPENIVEQEIDNLANQKAQSLSKEELEAIQGNAEKIEELRESVRDDATRSVKATFIVDALAKKENVDVSDQEVSQVLYYEALMAGQDPEALLKYYQKNNLIPAIKMGMIEDKLFGKLLDLDNAGKK